The genomic interval GCAGACATCATTGCAATGGCATTGCTGCAAAGAATGGTTAGTAGCACTTGCAATTCTTTGTACTTTCCAGTTAATCTGATAACAAACTGAAAGATCCTTCTTTTAGTTTGTTATCAGTTTGTtatctgctaaaaacagcagctaaatctccctcaaatcacaccatactaccttaaaagaaacaaagacgTTGGACAAAGCATGTCTAGAAATCAGTTGGTcacagttgatctagcaagcgggacCTCATATCAGAGAGGCAGGCGGGAGCGGGGGGGGGGAGttgcattgatgccgtcgagaggtaggtcCCAAAACGGTGCACATTCTTTCCTGATggccccatacacttgctggtttCTGGTATGCAGAGTTTTTGGCTGGtaacacttgcatgtgcaagttgtttgcaaaacaaaaaaattatctggAATGCTGTTGATCATAAATCTCTTGGAACGGATCAGAATTAGCAGtcaaatatttgacattttaatGGATTTCTGTGATTTCTGAAACAAATGGCCGGCAAAACAGGGTCAACTTCAAGGTGACAAAGCAATTGCATTTTGGTGGGAAAAGaggaattattattatgcaaCAAAGCGAGATTTCTTATGAACATTGGTTTcgaattatggcacaaggcctgcaatttcgggggaggggagaagtcaattacaacaaccccagtgctccactggtacttactttatcgaccccgtcaaaaagatggaaggcaaagtcaaccttggcagaatttgaactcagaacataaagatggatggaatgctagaaagcattttgttcagcaagCTATTGATTCAGCCATCTTGCAGccttaacaacaaataagaaccCCAGAgggattaagctgattacattgaccccagtacacaactggtacttattttattgaccctggaagtatggcaggcaaagtcagcctcagcagaatttgaaggcAGTGAgcctggccgaatcgttagcacgccaggagaaatgctttgtggtatttcatttgccattacgttctgagttcaaattctttgcctttcatcctttcggggtcgataaattaagtaccagttacgcactggggtgattgtaatcgacttaatccctttctctgttcTTGTCTGTCcactctgtgtatagccccttgtgggcaataaagaaataagaattagaacaactgctaagcattttgtccggcttgctaacaattctggcagctcgttaacttatatttcatattaatatcaattaaatcgttaattaattattattgtctaattctaatgagaaaattaaagaaatatgatCAGTTTTGGCCTCATTTGGGAGTTTTATTTATTGGTGTAAGTAACCACAATATATCAGTCACACTGCAAGATGGCTGAAGTAGaaagatttgagagagagagaggagggacgggagagggagagagagataatgagagagaaagagagagagagcagagagagagagaatgagagagagaggggatagtgagggagagagagagagagagagagagagagaatgagggagaaagagagagagcagggagaaagagagaatgagagagaggggaggagagagagagagagagaggtgggggcagGGAGAGGAAGGGCAAGAGAGAGGATGCGAGAGAAATACTGCAGCAATCAAAGAACAATATTTTCCAAAAATCGTCTTGAATCATGGTGAAATCTTTGAACACAGAAACTGGATGTGTCTGCTCCAAATTCTTTTGCTATTTACAGTGGAAGTTACCTGGTGACCCTGCTGGAACTGGTGCCAATTGGAAAGCAACTGTGCTGGAACCACAGGAAAAGAATCTGTGCTGGTGCCAGGCAGAAACCACTGGTGCCGGTACCATGTAAGAaccatccagtacactctgtaaagtagttggtaccAGAacgggcatccaactgtagagacCATTTCAAAAGAGACCATTCCAAACGAGACCACTCCAAAAGAGACCATTCCAAAAGAGACCATTCCAAAAGAGACCATTCCAAAAGAGACCACTCCAAAAGAGACCATTCCAAAAGAGACCATTCCAAAAGAGACCATTTCAAAAGAGACCATTCCAAAAGAGACCATTCCAAAAGTGACCATTCCAAAAGAGACCACTCCAAAAGAGACCATTCCAAAAGAGACCATTCCAAAAGAGACCATTTCAAAAGACACCACTCCAAAAGAGACCATTCCAAAAGAGACCACTGGAGCTTAGTGCAGCTCTCCACTTCACcaacaacccatgccagcatccaaccatccaacctatgccagcaggaaaaatggatgttaaataatgatgatgatgtgggagGCAGATTTACCTGGATGGCATtgagaaaaaaaatccttttcttATACTGTGAGAAGCAGAGACACTCTCCATGCCACAAAAGATAATTCTTCAGATTTTCTCAATGCTTTCACATATTTCACCAAATTTCTCTTTACAGAACAAGAATAAAATATGGGGTgcgggggggggggtgaatatGAAAACAGAACTTATAGCAGAGACAGGAAATGTTGGTTGTATTTTCTGGTGGGTAATTAACGTCGTTATGGGAATTGAGCACAAAGTTTAATGACGCAGTCAAAGGGTTAAAGCTTTCCTTCTTATGAAAGAGACAATTATCTGAGATCGtcattaccatcttcatcatcatcatcatcatcatcattgtcgttgtcattgtcatcattgttgtcatcatcaacctTGTCAttttcattgtcgtcatcatcaccatcatcatcatcatagtcattcgTATTACCATCtctataatcatcatcttcaccattgcTGTGATTGTCGCTTTCATTACTATTGTGAGCATACTTGTTATCATCATCCTTGTGATCATCAGTTCTtatctcatcatcctcatcatcatcgtcgtcgtcgtcatcatcatcatcaccatcattcaatgTCCGTTTTCCAAGATGGTATggatgggatggtttgacaggaactggtaagtcaGAAGACCATCTGACATGCAAGTCCCTGACTTGCTGCTCTTTGCTTTGGCAatggtttctccagctggatgcccttcccaacttCAACCGGTCCATTGGCTGTCTTTTCCATGGGTTTTGGGTGCTTAAGATACTTCATATTTAAACAATAACTaatatttgtatttgatattAGTCTTTTTGCtacaaaactaatttttttgACACTTGCCAAATCTGGAAGAAGAAGCAGAACCCATGATTCACATAGGCACCACTATATTCAACCCTGCCAATTGCCAATGAAATAACTGATTAAAATACTCCCTTTCCATTCAGCTTTATTCTTGATCCTAACTCATCAACTCTGCGGAGATGAAAGGAATCAATTTTGATATGACTTGAATTCAAAAACAGGGAAatcaaaatacaattttataaaaCGAAAATTCGTTTGATCTGTTTATCTTGGCGAACTCTACTTTTTTTACCTGTAATAAATAATGGAAGGATCTTACAAAATAACAGGGAAGAGCTATTGTTGGTTAAATTGACTTCAGGACATGACTAGAATATAATTTATCACACAAAAGGGAGATGAAAAGCAATAAGAAAGGAACTGAATGCCATAATATATGTAAGTTTTCTTCTACGCAGAGATAATCTACGTGGAGATAATGTTAAAGGTTTATATTTCAATGATTGAAGGTGTAGGAAAGGCTTTCAGCATACAAGAGAACCCTAACATtgatgcatttttgtgtgtgtgtgtgtgtgtgtgtgcgcgcatgcaagcatgcacatgcacacatgcaaacatttacACGTATGCGTACGAATGTTCTTGTGATAAACTATGCTTTATTCCATAAACTGTttcttgttaaatatatttcgCAAAAGAGACACAATCTGAGAAATGAGCCCTGCAAAGTGGGGTGGCTGTTGCAGCAAGTGGCACTGGCCATTTTCTCACTCGCCGTTCTCTGTGCCTTTGCAATCATGTCTGGGCTTCGTTTGCTTTGAGGTGTACAACCCAGTACTCCCTTCACCCCCTCATCTTCTACTGCTTAATTCCCCCAGCCCCAACCCTCAaaacatcttttctttgtttccatgGTGATGATGTCATGAGTTTTGTTTCTCTCAATAATTTGATCGTTATtgcttcttttaatgtttttttttctttcttttcttcctgcaaagtagaagacacttgcccaaggtgccacgcagtgggactgaacccggaaccatgtggttcgtaagcaagctatttaccacacagccactcctacacctatctggttattattttatcaaggatgaaagacaaagcctaATTGgccagaatttggactcagaatctTAAGAGATTGAACaaagtaaaagacattttattGATGTCCCATAATTAATGTATGTGTTTCATTTCAATGCTTATTAACTGCAGATTTTCGTCTCGGGAAAACCTCACCTCTAAACTAGACAGAACAAATCCCTCAAAGGTGAACTGGTGGATACCgatatttcgctgttatttcagcTAATTGCTACTGTATACTAGAGTCACCCTGGAAACGCATTAAAATTGCTGGTCTGAGGTTTTATGCAAAACAGCATAAAATCCTTCCCACTGAGGCGTGGCAGTGCCGCCCAAGTAAAACATTTTgaattaaacaaaacacaaacattacatatgtgacatcaataatatttatattattagtgcTGCTTCTAACGGAAAATTAAATTTTGCATTACAAgatattaaattattgttttacaaTTTCTGCCAGTCTGCTGGTCTCactaataatgatttaaaattaaggcgtcgagctagcagaaatgttagcatgctggggcaaatgcttagcagtatttcgtctgctgttacgttctgagttcaaattctgctgaggtcgactttgcatttcgtcctttcagggtcgattaaataagtaccagttactggggttgatataatcgacttaatcccttcatctgtccttgtttgtcccctctatgtttagccccctgtgggtaataaagaaataaataatgatttaaaattttgagaCAAGGGCAGTAGGTTTAGagcctcggtggcatttgaactccgaacataaagttggacaaaatgtcggtgttaagcatttttgtccaacacagcaacaattctgtcagtttgccgccttctcaataataattataatgagatTCATGGCATCTTATTCCAAGTATTAAAGACCTGACCATTATAATTAGGCAccttaatgtaaaaaataacgACGTCTTGAAAAGGTACAAATCTCACCATCAGCTGAAATTATTGGAATGAAGTTTAACTAAAATTCCACAgaataaatattatctctctACAACCAGCTTGGAGATATGCAGGATTAGATAAATGGCTATTCTGGAAATATTATCCAGTATTGTCTGAGCAGTGCTAGGACGTCAGCCTTGCAATAATTTCATGATACTTAATTTGGTTATTCCTGAATTTGGTGATCTGTGTTAGATCCCTAGTTTCTTGAATAAATATGAAGTGATCCATTTCTGAAAACATTAAACTTGTAATACTCAAAACAAAAActaacatcatcgtcatttaacgtccgctttccatgctagtatgggttggacggtttgactaaggactggtgagccagaaggctgcgccaggctcaatctgatctggcagtgtttctagagctggatgctcttcctaacaccaaccactccgtgagtatagtgggtgcttttatgcgccaccggcacaagggccagtcaggcagttctggcaacgaccatgagcaaaaggtgttttttacacgctacctgcactggagccagttcggcggcactggcaacgaccacattCGAACGTtgtttttcatgtgtcaccggcacatgtgccggtaaggcgatgctggcaatgatcacgctcaaatggtgcattttatgtgccaccggcacgggagccaatccatggccctggcaacgatcacactcagatgtgcttttaacgttccactggcacgaatgcctgtcaggcggtactgtcatcggccacgtcagcgattttgatttctcTCATAAATATGCTTCTGGAAGCTTAGCACCAGGAATATACAGGAAGGAATGACAGGGACTGTGACAATATTTTCACACTTTGATTAGAACTGCTGAGCAAAACTAGCATCGAGTGAAATCACTGTGCTTTAAAGGAAACTGGTAAAACATGGAAAGAGATGCAGCTTCGCTGTacggtaagaagttggcttcttGACCACTTggatttgagttcagtcccactgcatggcaccttgggcaagtgtcttctactatggccttggattggccaaaagccttgtgagtgcatttggtagaaggaaactgaaagaagcccatcatttatgccgcctgactgactcccatgctggcggcacataaaaagcagtatttaagcgtggttgatgccagtgccacctaacttgctgctgtgccggtggcacgtaaaaacacccactacact from Octopus bimaculoides isolate UCB-OBI-ISO-001 chromosome 5, ASM119413v2, whole genome shotgun sequence carries:
- the LOC106867828 gene encoding gamete and mating-type specific protein A-like produces the protein MEKEGKVGSDQMVRSAAPCRHHCNGIAAKNETISKETIPNETTPKETIPKETIPKETIPKETTPKETIPKETIPKETISKETIPKETIPKVTIPKETTPKETIPKETIPKETISKDTTPKETIPKETTGA